A genomic region of Solanum dulcamara chromosome 2, daSolDulc1.2, whole genome shotgun sequence contains the following coding sequences:
- the LOC129880937 gene encoding uncharacterized protein LOC129880937 isoform X1, translating into MDHILSRESDFEVDLESSRSTSGEAGNNNSTLDAKAGNVLFTSVFNGDGEELSKAENGLNMNSYTQDGDELTRGSVSVFIDEASLAEKKKSKEKRKSTSAKKPPKPPRPPRGLSLDAADHKLIKEIAELAMIKRARTERMKALKKMKAAKASPPSSALNGSSLALLFTIFFFFVLLFQGISYRSSTMNFYDSVQSGRVRENRFIIVQEDSNLSTSTAIVVGSGSSDKVEQASGLIHGNSLKSITS; encoded by the exons ATGGATCATATCTTATCTAGAGAGAGCGATTTTGAGGTTGATCTTGAGAGCTCTAGGAGTACGAGTGGAGAAGCCGGAAATAATAATTCTACTTTGGATGCTAAAGCAGGGAATGTACTTTTCACTAGTGTCTTTAATGGTGATGGTGAAGAACTTTCTAAAGCTGAAAATGGATTGAATATGAACAGCTATACACAGGATGGGGATGAGCTTACTCGGGGGAGTGTTAGTGTATTTATAGACGAGGCAAGTTTagcagagaagaagaagagcaaaGAAAAACGTAAATCCACGAGTGCTAAGAAGCCTCCCAAACCTCCTAGACCTCCCAGAGGATTGTCATTGGATGCTGCTGACCATAAATTGATTAAAGAGATTGCGGAACTCGCTATGATTAAACGTGCACGGACTGAGAGAATGAAGGCTTTGAAGAAAATGAAAGCAGCAAAAGCATCGCCGCCATCATCAGCATTGAATGGCAGTTCCCTTGCGTTGCTCTTtactattttcttcttttttgtgcTATTGTTTCAAG GgatatcttatagaagttcaACTATGAACTTTTATGATTCAGTCCAATCTGGCAGGGTAAGGGAGAATAGGTTCATTATTGTACAGGAAGACTCTAATTTATCCACCAGTACTGCCATCGTCGTGGGCTCTGGCTCTTCTGA TAAAGTGGAGCAAGCTTCTGGTTTAATTCATGGAAATAGTCTGAAAAGTATCACAAGCTGA
- the LOC129880937 gene encoding uncharacterized protein LOC129880937 isoform X2, translating into MDHILSRESDFEVDLESSRSTSGEAGNNNSTLDAKAGNVLFTSVFNGDGEELSKAENGLNMNSYTQDGDELTRGSVSVFIDEASLAEKKKSKEKRKSTSAKKPPKPPRPPRGLSLDAADHKLIKEIAELAMIKRARTERMKALKKMKAAKASPPSSALNGSSLALLFTIFFFFVLLFQGISYRSSTMNFYDSVQSGRVRENRFIIVQEDSNLSTSTAIVVGSGSSDGASFWFNSWK; encoded by the exons ATGGATCATATCTTATCTAGAGAGAGCGATTTTGAGGTTGATCTTGAGAGCTCTAGGAGTACGAGTGGAGAAGCCGGAAATAATAATTCTACTTTGGATGCTAAAGCAGGGAATGTACTTTTCACTAGTGTCTTTAATGGTGATGGTGAAGAACTTTCTAAAGCTGAAAATGGATTGAATATGAACAGCTATACACAGGATGGGGATGAGCTTACTCGGGGGAGTGTTAGTGTATTTATAGACGAGGCAAGTTTagcagagaagaagaagagcaaaGAAAAACGTAAATCCACGAGTGCTAAGAAGCCTCCCAAACCTCCTAGACCTCCCAGAGGATTGTCATTGGATGCTGCTGACCATAAATTGATTAAAGAGATTGCGGAACTCGCTATGATTAAACGTGCACGGACTGAGAGAATGAAGGCTTTGAAGAAAATGAAAGCAGCAAAAGCATCGCCGCCATCATCAGCATTGAATGGCAGTTCCCTTGCGTTGCTCTTtactattttcttcttttttgtgcTATTGTTTCAAG GgatatcttatagaagttcaACTATGAACTTTTATGATTCAGTCCAATCTGGCAGGGTAAGGGAGAATAGGTTCATTATTGTACAGGAAGACTCTAATTTATCCACCAGTACTGCCATCGTCGTGGGCTCTGGCTCTTCTGA TGGAGCAAGCTTCTGGTTTAATTCATGGAAATAG
- the LOC129878092 gene encoding zinc transporter 6, chloroplastic gives MALCVMDTARALACRDGNAATNLKLISIFVIFFTSVIGITLPVFLARFLFHGKPVHDKAILIIKCFAAGVILSTSLVHVLPDAFGALSDCQVSSRHPWKDFPFSGLVTLIGVLTALLVDLTATSHVESHQNQAEGYAKIGTSEELGIVSKKIDVEQQQREAEELVKLKQRLVSQVLEIGIIFHSVIIGVTLGMSQNQCTIRPLVAALSFHQIFEGMGLGGCIAQAGFSFGTTAYMSFMFSVTTPMGIVLGMIVFSITGYDDTSPNALILEGLLGSLSSGILIYMALVDLIALDFFHNKLMSSQPFLKKVSFIALVLGSTSMSILALWA, from the exons ATGGCTTTGTGCGTGATGGATACAGCGCGAGCTTTAGCCTGTAGAGACGGAAACGCAGCAACAAATCTCAAACTCATTTCGATATTCGTAATCTTCTTCACTAGTGTAATCGGCATAACGTTGCCCGTTTTTTTAGCCCGGTTTTTATTTCACGGCAAACCGGTTCACGATAAGGCGATTTTAATAATCAAATGCTTCGCCGCCGGCGTGATTCTCTCCACCTCGCTCGTTCACGTTCTTCCCGATGCTTTCGGTGCACTTTCCGATTGTCAAGTTTCTTCCCGTCATCCATGGAAGGATTTTCCGTTTTCCGGTCTGGTAACTTTGATCGGCGTATTAACGGCGTTATTAGTCGATTTGACGGCAACTTCTCATGTGGAAAGTCATCAGAATCAGGCCGAAGGATATGCAAAAATTGGAACGAGTGAAGAATTAGGGATTGTGAGTAAGAAAATTGATGTAGAACAGCAACAGAGAGAAGCAGAGGAATTGGTGAAATTGAAGCAGAGATTGGTATCGCAAGTTTTGGAAATTGGGATAATTTTTCATTCTGTTATAATTGGAGTCACTTTGGGGATGTCGCAGAATCAGTGTACAATTAGACCTCTTGTGGCTGCACTGTCCTTTCATCAAATTTTTGAAGGGATGGGCCTCGGAGGTTGCATTGCCCAG GCGGGATTTAGCTTTGGAACAACAGCGTATATGAGCTTCATGTTCTCAGTGACAACACCAATGGGTATAGTATTGGGGATGATAGTTTTCTCAATAACAGGATATGATGATACAAGTCCAAATGCATTAATCCTTGAAGGTTTATTGGGATCTTTATCTTCTGGTATACTCATATACATGGCCCTAGTTGATCTTATTGCTCTTGATTTCTTTCACAACAAATTGATGAGTAGCCAACCATTCTTGAAAAAAGTATCTTTTATAGCTCTTGTTCTTGGATCTACATCTATGTCAATCCTTGCTCTTTGGGCTTGA
- the LOC129878081 gene encoding desiccation-related protein PCC13-62 has product MMLVYFVLLILHLFSSSCDGYFINDTNNYVGHPNLSKLDVDLIEFPLNLEYMEAEYFLWGSFGHGLDKFAPELADGGPKPIGVRIAKLSPLIRDVIAQFGYQEVGHVRAIKDTVRGFPRPLLNLSRESFATVMNDAFGHPLEPLFDPYANDINYLLASYVIPYVGLTGYVGANPKLHSPTAKRLVAGLLGVESGQDAVLRALLYERGRENVEPYGITVTEFTNQISELRNKLGRHGIKDEGLRVKPKIGAEGSIRGNILAGDKYSLSYDRTPEEILRIVYGSGQESKPGGFYPNGAEGRIAKSYL; this is encoded by the exons ATGATGCTTGTTTATTTCGTACTACTTATTTTGCATCTATTCAGTTCAAGTTGTGATGGTTATTTTATAAATGATACTAACAATTATGTTGGTCATCCTAACTTGTCTAAATTGGATGTGGATTTAATAGAATTTCCACTGAATTTAGAGTATATGGAAGCTGAATATTTCTTATGGGGTTCTTTTGGGCATGGTTTGGATAAGTTTGCACCTGAACTTGCTGATGGTGGGCCAAAGCCTATTGGTGTTAGAATTGCAAAACTTAGCCCTCTTATAAGAGATGTCATTGCTCAATTTGGGTATCAAGAAGTTGGTCATGTTAG GGCAATCAAGGATACAGTAAGAGGATTTCCAAGGCCACTCCTAAATCTAAGCAGAGAATCATTTGCAACAGTGATGAATGATGCATTTGGACATCCATTAGAACCACTTTTTGATCCTTATGCTAATGACATCAACTATCTCCTTGCCTCTTATGTCATTCCTTATGTTGGACTCACTGGATATGTTGGAGCCAACCCTAAACTCCACAGCCCTACTGCCAAAAGA CTAGTAGCAGGATTACTAGGAGTAGAATCAGGTCAAGATGCAGTTCTAAGAGCTTTGTTGTATGAGCGAGGAAGAGAGAATGTGGAACCTTATGGGATAACGGTAACAGAGTTCACGAACCAAATATCAGAGCTGAGGAACAAGTTGGGACGCCATGGAATTAAAGATGAAGGACTTAGAGTGAAACCAAAAATAGGTGCTGAAGGGAGTATAAGGGGGAACATACTTGCAG GGGACAAGTACTCGCTTTCCTATGACAGAACACCGGAGGAAATACTCCGGATAGTGTACGGGAGCGGGCAGGAGAGTAAACCGGGTGGGTTTTACCCGAATGGAGCGGAAGGTCGGATAGCCAAATCATATCTTTGA
- the LOC129880938 gene encoding cell wall / vacuolar inhibitor of fructosidase 1-like — protein sequence MKIVVIYLVMLLTSTQKTSSSSNNLVETTCKNTPNYNLCIKTLRHDERSASSDITTLALIVVDAIKAKANQGAEIISTLLASNPPEEWRVPLKECAFSYKVILTISLPEAIEALTKGNPKFAEDSMVVCFGDSQDCEENFKSSISPLTGLNNAVHELSGVGRAIIRNLL from the coding sequence ATGAAGATTGTTGTGATATATCTAGTTATGCTATTGACCTCAACACAGAAAAcaagcagcagcagcaacaatcTAGTAGAGACTACATGCAAGAACACACCAAACTACAATCTCTGTATAAAAACTCTGCGCCATGACGAACGCAGCGCCAGCAGCGACATCACGACGTTGGCGCTGATCGTGGTGGACGCCATTAAAGCGAAGGCAAATCAAGGAGCAGAAATCATCTCGACACTCCTTGCTTCGAATCCTCCTGAAGAATGGAGAGTTCCATTAAAAGAGTGTGCTTTCTCATATAAGGTAATTTTGACAATAAGTTTGCCTGAAGCAATTGAAGCCTTAACTAAAGGGAACCCAAAATTTGCTGAAGATAGCATGGTTGTATGTTTTGGAGATTCTCAGGATTGTGAGGAGAATTTCAAGAGTAGTATTTCACCTCTTACTGGTTTGAACAATGCAGTACATGAGCTTTCTGGTGTGGGCAGAGCAATTATTAGAAATTTATTATGA